A single window of Nicotiana sylvestris chromosome 5, ASM39365v2, whole genome shotgun sequence DNA harbors:
- the LOC138868552 gene encoding uncharacterized protein has translation MVQSGRSQLRCYAFPARPEAESSDSIITGNVSVCSRDVSVLFDPGSTYSYVSYYFSSYLVVPRDSLSSPVYVSTRVGDSIMVDHVYHSCVVVIGGLETSIDLLLLDMVDFDVILGMDWMSPYHDILGFHAKTMTLALSRLPQLEWRGTPSHSTSRVISYMKAHRMVKKGCLAYLAYVRDSSAEVLSMDYVPVVREFPKVFPANLSGMPPDRDIDFCIDLAPGTQPISIPPYRKALPELKELKEQLQDLLDKGFIRPSVSPWGKE, from the coding sequence ATGGTTCAGAGTGGTAGGTCCCAGctccgatgttatgctttcccagccaggcctgaggctgagtcatccgATTCTATTATCACAGGTAATGTTTCGgtttgcagtagagatgtttcagttctatttgatccagggtctacatactcttatgtgtcatattatttttcttcatatttggttgtgcctcgtgattctttgagttctcccgTGTATGTGTCTACACGGGTAggggattctattatggtagatcatgtctatcattcatgtgtggttgttattgggggtcttgagactagcatagatctcctacttctcgatatggttgattttgatgtcattttggggatggattggatGTCACCTTATCATGATATATTGGGTTTTCATGCCAAGACCATGACCTTAGCATTGTCGAGGTTGCCtcaattagagtggagagggactcctagtcattctaccagcagggttatttcttatatgaaggctcatcgtatggtcaagaaggggtgtttggcttatttggcttatgttcgtgattctagtgcggaggttcttTCCATGGATTATGTaccagttgttcgggagtttccaaaggtatttcctgcaaacctgtcggggatgcctcccgacagggatattgacttttgcattgatttggctccgggcactcagcccatttctattccgccgtaccGCAAGGccctgccagagttgaaagaattgaaggagcagttgcaagatttgcttgataagggctttattagacctagtgtctcgccctggggtaaAGAATAA
- the LOC104210505 gene encoding ABC transporter G family member 5 — translation MKKQGCEIEAIGINYTIYTQKRENPFKIFSKNHHQKCSRGVQDLHEVKELEKGNTPKVRNVLKDVNCRAKAGEILAIVGPSGAGKSSFLEILAGKIEPQSGSIFVNQKPVDKARFKKISGYVTQKDTLFPLLTVEETLSFSAKLRLRLPGTELRSRVKSLIQELGLEHVAGSRIGDDRIRGISGGERRRVSIGVELIHDPGVLILDEPTSGLDSTSAVQIIDMLKTMAVTRSRTIILSIHQPCYRIMKLFNSILLLANGTILHHGTIEQLSLRLILMGLQLPLHVNILEFAIESIDTIQKQNHTTPQSALMIKNSGKFTLEQLFQQSKLIDEDLSMSIHVSNDFPSGFANSRLQEIVILTVRFWKIIYRTKELFGCKTLQMLVSGLVLGSVFYNLEDNLVGAQARVGLFAFILTYLLSSTTEALPIFLQEREILMKETSCGSYRVSSYAIANGIVYLPFLLILALLFSVPLYWLVGLNKQFLAFMHFLLLIWLILYTANSVVVCCSALVPNFIIGNSLVCGMMGSCALFSGYFVSKNEIPNYWIVMHYISLFKYPFEGFLINEFSGSGKCLQYMFGMCLARGDQVLKEEGYGGEESRRKNLLIIVCFILLYRFISYVILRIRCSQGGFKNILISR, via the coding sequence ATGAAGAAACAAGGTTGTGAAATTGAAGCAATAGGAATCAACTACACAATCTATACACAAAAGAGAGAAAACCCTTTTAAAATCTTTAGTAAAAACCATCATCAGAAATGTTCTAGAGGAGTTCAAGATTTGCATGAAGTGAAGGAATTGGAAAAGGGAAATACTCCTAAAGTTAGGAATGTGCTTAAGGATGTGAATTGTAGAGCAAAAGCAGGGGAAATTCTAGCCATTGTTGGTCCAAGTGGTGCTGGAAAATCTTCATTTCTAGAGATTTTAGCAGGCAAGATTGAACCACAAAGTGGATCCATATTTGTAAACCAAAAGCCAGTAGATAAAGCTAGGTTCAAGAAAATTTCAggctatgtaactcaaaaggacACTCTTTTTCCCCTATTAACTGTTGAAGAAACCTTGAGTTTTAGTGCAAAACTAAGGCTAAGACTTCCTGGAACAGAATTAAGGTCAAGGGTAAAGTCTTTGATTCAAGAACTTGGCTTAGAACATGTTGCTGGATCCAGGATTGGTGATGATCGAATTCGAGGGATCTCGGGTGGTGAAAGGAGGAGAGTTTCCATTGGAGTTGAATTAATCCATGACCCTGGAGTCCTTATTCTTGATGAGCCAACTTCAGGACTTGATAGTACTTCAGCTGTGCAAATCATTGACATGCTTAAAACCATGGCTGTAACTCGTAGTCGAACGATAATTCTTAGTATTCATCAGCCATGTTACAGGATCATGAAGTTGTTCAATTCAATCCTTCTTTTGGCTAATGGTACAATCTTGCATCACGGAACTATTGAACAGCTTAGTTTAAGGCTGATATTAATGGGGTTACAGCTTCCCCTTCATGTTAATATCCTGGAATTCGCTATCGAATCGATTGATACAATTCAAAAACAAAACCACACTACTCCTCAATCAGCACTCATGATCAAGAATTCAGGTAAGTTTACTTTGGAGCAACTTTTTCAACAATCTAAACTGATTGATGAAGACTTGTCTATGTCTATTCATGTTAGTAATGATTTCCCAAGTGGTTTTGCCAATTCAAGATTGCAAGAGATTGTGATTCTCACTGTTAGGTTTTGGAAAATCATATACAGAACAAAGGAGCTTTTTGGTTGTAAGACACTACAAATGTTGGTTTCAGGCCTTGTTTTAGGATCAGTTTTTTACAATCTTGAAGACAATTTAGTTGGAGCACAAGCAAGGGTAGGTCTATTTGCTTTCATCTTGACATATCTGTTGTCAAGTACTACAGAAGCCTTACCAATATTCTTGCAAGAAAGGGAGATACTAATGAAAGAGACTTCTTGTGGGAGCTATAGAGTTTCATCCTATGCAATAGCAAATGGCATTGTTTACTTGCCATTTCTCCTCATTCTTGCATTGCTATTCTCAGTTCCATTATACTGGTTGGTTGGTCTAAATAAACAGTTTCTGGCATTCATGCACTTTTTGCTCCTCATTTGGCTCATTCTCTACACAGCAAACTCAGTAGTTGTTTGCTGTAGTGCCTTAGTCCCAAACTTCATAATTGGAAACTCATTGGTTTGTGGTATGATGGGATCATGTGCATTGTTCTCAGGATACTTTGTGTCAAAGAATGAGATTCCAAATTATTGGATTGTCATGCATTATATATCATTGTTTAAGTATCCTTTTGAAGGGTTCTTGATTAATGAGTTCTCTGGATCTGGAAAATGCCTACAATACATGTTTGGGATGTGTTTGGCTAGAGGTGATCAAGTGCTTAAAGAGGAAGGATATGGTGGAGAAGAAAGTAGAAGAAAAAATTTGCTTATTATTGTGTGTTTCATCTTGCTTTATAGGTTCATTTCTTATGTTATTCTCAGAATTAGATGCTCTCAAGGAGGATTCAAGAACATCCTCATTTCAAGATGA